One segment of Mastomys coucha isolate ucsf_1 unplaced genomic scaffold, UCSF_Mcou_1 pScaffold23, whole genome shotgun sequence DNA contains the following:
- the LOC116072816 gene encoding histone H3.3-like: MPHTKQTAGKSTSCKASRKLLARKGAHKSAPSTGRVKKPHHYRPGTVALHEIRHYQKSTEFLIRKLPFQRLVREIARDFKTDLLCASRVQEASEAYLASLFEDTNLCAINAKRLTIMPKDTQLACCKREECA; encoded by the coding sequence ATGCCTCATACAAAGCAGACTGCAGGCAAATCCACCAGTTGTAAAGCATCCAGGAAACTACTGGCTAGAAAAGGCGCTCACAAGAGTGCGCCCTCTACTGGAAGGGTGAAGAAACCTCATCATTACAGGCCTGGTACTGTGGCACTCCATGAAATCAGACACTATCAGAAGTCTACTGAATTTCTGATTCGCAAGCTCCCCTTTCAGCGTCTGGTGAGAGAAATTGCTCGAGACTTCAAAACAGATCTGCTCTGTGCTTCCAGAGTGCAGGAGGCAAGTGAGGCCTATCTGGCTAGCCTCTTTGAAGATACCAACCTGTGTGCTATCAATGCCAAACGTTTAACAATTATGCCAAAAGATACCCAGCTAGCATGCTGCAAACGCGAAGAATGTGCTTAA